A window of the Nycticebus coucang isolate mNycCou1 chromosome 3, mNycCou1.pri, whole genome shotgun sequence genome harbors these coding sequences:
- the CCER1 gene encoding coiled-coil domain-containing glutamate-rich protein 1 translates to MTQTLDTREDPLNLGGGWAPSAPLRTWSSCHRRRRGAPIYRRRHRYGPKAEYEPPRKQPKHQYGPGSWFQPPPRRPNWAVCSNWERWGGPWRPPPVGFWKPPSPMQVIRVYGLNPFCLCCCSCWRGPWNPGWARPPGRKKRWGRRGRRHPRRSSPKSPPPRVDLGTLLRPVNLCGWRAPGMRAPQNTTQFIMNQIYEDMRQEEELGRQQEAMRAQQAEARGQVSTGGGSGNNAPLSGSEDDAELQETPYNFVQNPSLLVFTPRPEENQSPTPQPVEEEEKNEDEECEEEMCHRKEEESEEEEEAEEAEEDEEEGEGEEAEEDEEVEEEAGYLEEGEEEEEEMEELEEEEEGLEEEEQKEEENLPLEMPLSILVGAEDERENYFNCTYLSPEQIIPQGPQETLLMVQDINC, encoded by the coding sequence ATGACCCAGACCCTCGACACAAGAGAGGACCCTCTTAATCTGGGTGGCGGCTGGGCACCATCAGCTCCCTTACGCACCTGGTCGTCCTGCCACCGAAGGCGCAGGGGCGCCCCGATATACAGGCGACGACACCGCTACGGCCCCAAGGCAGAGTACGAGCCTCCGAGGAAGCAGCCAAAGCATCAATATGGCCCGGGATCTTGGTTCCAACCACCACCCCGAAGGCCCAACTGGGCCGTGTGCTCTAACTGGGAGCGCTGGGGAGGGCCCTGGCGCCCTCCTCCGGTGGGATTCTGGAAGCCCCCCAGTCCGATGCAAGTGATTCGGGTGTATGGTCTGAATCCGTTCTGCCtttgctgctgctcctgctggcGCGGGCCCTGGAACCCCGGCTGGGCGAGACCTCCAGGCAGGAAGAAGCGCTGGGGCCGCAGGGGCCGCCGCCACCCTCGCCGCTCCTCCCCGAAGAGCCCACCGCCGCGGGTGGATCTGGGCACACTGTTGCGGCCGGTCAACTTGTGCGGGTGGCGTGCACCTGGCATGCGAGCGCCGCAGAACACCACTCAGTTCATCATGAACCAGATCTACGAGGATATGCGGCAGGAAGAGGAGCTGGGGCGCCAGCAGGAGGCGATGCGTGCACAGCAGGCTGAGGCCCGCGGCCAGGTCTCTACAGGCGGCGGCTCCGGAAACAACGCGCCCCTCAGCGGCAGCGAGGACGACGCGGAGCTGCAGGAAACGCCGTACAACTTCGTGCAGAATCCCTCTCTGCTCGTATTCACACCTAGGCCGGAGGAAAACCAGTCTCCCACGCCGCAACcggtggaggaagaggagaaaaatgagGATGAGGAGTGTGAAGAAGAAATGTGCCataggaaggaggaggagagtgaggaggaggaggaggcggaagaggctgaggaagatgaggaggagggggagggggaagaggccgaggaagatgaggaggtggaggaggaggctggCTACTTGGAGGAGggcgaggaggaagaggaagagatggaggagctggaagaggaggaggaggggctggaagaagaggagcagaaagaggaagagaatttgCCCTTGGAAATGCCTTTATCCATCCTAGTGGGGGCTGAAGACGAGAGAGAGAACTATTTCAACTGCACTTACTTAAGCCCAGAACAGATAATTCCCCAAGGGCCACAGGAAACTCTACTCATGGTACAGGACATTAACTGTTAA